A part of Arachis hypogaea cultivar Tifrunner chromosome 12, arahy.Tifrunner.gnm2.J5K5, whole genome shotgun sequence genomic DNA contains:
- the LOC112729150 gene encoding uncharacterized protein, protein MNNGKYRLYAMRRGRILGIYTSWEDCKEQVNEFKDAEFKGFCLLRDAQHWLGVVNPPLTLPPPPELDSGVHPPTGLFEQSFSLSKYFNSMHVGPTLGESSQKAFVPCSQIPQGPNIVPETSLTQFVLVEDIEVYLIRVCCQLRLDYPAFNRREFFSDSGELLHGYWVTLQSQQRDVNWIVEGGFSSDEQTARQDTSFKMLGKVLSLVGKEIHDYNYRIVAALRV, encoded by the exons ATGAACAACGGAAAGTACAGGCTCTATGCTATGCGCAGGGGACGTATTCTTGGAATCTACACGTCTTGGGAGGACTGTAAAGAACAAGTTAACGAATTTAAAGATGCAGAGTTCAAGGGTTTCTGCCTCCTGAGAGACGCCCAACATTGGTTGGGAGTTGTTAATCCACCATTGACACTACCCCCACCTCCGGAGCTCGATTCTGGAGTTCATCCTCCGACGGGACTGTTTGAGCAATCGTTCTCTTTATCCAAATACTTTAACAGCATGCACGTTGGCCCAACATTGGGTGAGTCATCACAGAAAGCATTCGTTCCTTGTTCTCAGATACCACAAG GACCGAATATTGTTCCGGAGACTTCTTTGACTCAGTTTGTACTGGTTGAAGACATAGAGGTCTATCTCATTCGTGTTTGCTGCCAGCTGAGGCTTGATTATCCGGCCTTTAACAGGCGTGAGTTTTTCTCCGACAGTGGTGAGTTGCTTCATGGCTACTGGGTGACGCTGCAATCACAACAACGCGATGTTAATTGGATCGTCGAGGGTGGGTTCTCATCGGATGAGCAGACCGCAAGGCAGGACACGTCGTTCAAAATGTTAGGGAAGGTGTTATCTTTGGTGGGGAAGGAAATCCACGACTACAACTACAGGATCGTGGCAGCCTTGAGAGTTTGA